TGCCCGGCATGGGCGGGCTGACCGTCCAGCAGGCGCTGCGCGACCAGCAGTGTCCGCTGCCGGTCATTCTCGTCAGCGGCCACGCCGACGTCCCCATGGTCAAGCGGGCCTTCCGCGGCGGCGCAACCGATTTCATCGAGAAACCGTTCAACGAGCAGGAGCTGCTGGACGTGGTGCAGCAGGCCCTGGAAGCGGACCGCCGCATACACGAACGGCGCGCCTTCGAGCGCGCCGTCGGTGCGCGCTTCCAGGCGCTGACCCCGCGGGAGCGGGATCTTGTGGAACCGCTGGCCCGCGGCCTGCGGGCCCGGGAGATCGCCGCGGAGCTGGACATCGGCGCCCGCACGGCGGAGCTGTATCGCAGCCGCGTATTCCAGCGCCTGCAGGTAAACAACCTGGCGGAGCTGGTCCAGCTCTGCGTGGTGGCCGGCATCATCGACCCGTACGACGCCGCGCTCCGCACCATCGCCGAAAGCGGTTCATCCGGCTAACCACGCTCAAGCCACGCCCGCCAGTCACCCAGGTGGGTAATGTCCTCGGCCCCCTCGGCCCCGCTCGCCTCGCAGATGAAACCCGGCACCTCACGGCCGTCGTCCAGGCGGACACGACCGATTCCCAGCGGCGCGGGAATCCCGGCCACGAACGAGCCGAACCGGTCCGCCGGCACGTCCCAGATCTCGAGACCGACCGATCCGCCACCGGCGCCCACGTGCACCATGCCCGGGCGGTGCGGCG
This is a stretch of genomic DNA from Aquisalimonas asiatica. It encodes these proteins:
- a CDS encoding response regulator transcription factor: MTEYQPVVYVVDDDTGMLESTAWLLESMDIQCRTFADGARFLEAVHADMFGCVLLDVRMPGMGGLTVQQALRDQQCPLPVILVSGHADVPMVKRAFRGGATDFIEKPFNEQELLDVVQQALEADRRIHERRAFERAVGARFQALTPRERDLVEPLARGLRAREIAAELDIGARTAELYRSRVFQRLQVNNLAELVQLCVVAGIIDPYDAALRTIAESGSSG